A region of Culicoides brevitarsis isolate CSIRO-B50_1 chromosome 1, AGI_CSIRO_Cbre_v1, whole genome shotgun sequence DNA encodes the following proteins:
- the LOC134827385 gene encoding PDF receptor isoform X1 — protein sequence MMTSTLSATDVTLSMNLTADTCASLYQDYTSAVAFCSWTWDKVLCWPPTPAGTIVKQRCPSKPGIDSSKFAERRCSAEGKWEGKSGENQPNGWTNYTSCFTPEARKLLDQVGHMNEKIDIAERTRILEMVGFSISLAALLLSLVIFCQFRTLRNNRTKIHKNLFIAMIVQVIIRLTKYIDQAILRNTNDLMGTDPHRNGISNTPILCESSIVLLEYAKTAMFMWMFIEGLYLHNVVTVTVFQGRFPHKMYILLGWGGPILMTTVWTVATAKYMETRQCWDLYNLTPYYWILEGPRLAIIILNLVFLLNIIRVLVVKLRQSHTSDVEQVRKAVRAAIVLLPLLGITNALNMINVVDRTPLEFAIWSYTTHFLTSFQGFLISLLYCFLNGEVRAALLKSLSVYMSIRGHHDWVRRPSMFSAAYNNTAADTEAANYAEVLDRSNCKQMTTTNNNFNRARTTTTALMPEPILMTNNQCKNTTGDSVAMKSSWILCFRGPEDRLDLDHVVPESVVFDLSE from the exons ATGATGACCTCAACATTGTCTGCAACCGATGTAACACTCTCGATGAATTTAACTGCAGATACATGTGCCTCATTGTATCAGGATTATACATCAGCAG tTGCATTTTGTAGCTGGACATGGGATAAAGTTTTATGTTGGCCTCCCACGCCAGCAGGAACAATCGTAAAGCAAAGATGTCCTTCCAAGCCGGGAATCGATAGTTCAA AGTTTGCAGAGAGGCGATGTAGCGCCGAAGGAAAATGGGAAGGAAAATCGGGTGAAAATCAACCAAATGGATGGACCAACTATACCTCATGTTTCACACCAGAAGCAAGAAAGCTATTGGATCAAGTAGGACACATGAAT GAAAAGATAGACATAGCAGAACGTACGAGAATTTTAGAAATGGTAGGATTTAGTATATCCTTAGCAGCGCTTCTTTTATCATTAGTTATATTTTGCCAATTTAG AACACTTCGAAACAACCGAACCAAAATTCACAAGAATTTATTCATTGCGATGATAGTACAAGTAATAATAAGATTGACAAAGTATATTGATCAGGCGATTCTGAGAAACACGAATGACTTAATGGGCACAGATCCACACAGAAATGGTATCAGTAATACG CCAATATTATGCGAGTCATCAATTGTCCTGTTGGAATATGCAAAAACAGCAATGTTCATGTGGATGTTCATTGAAGGTTTATATCTGCATAATGTTGTAACTGTTACGGTATTTCAAGGCAGATTTCCACacaaaatgtacattttattAGGTTGGGGAGGACCAATTTTGATGACAACAGTTTGGACAGTTGCAACAGCTAAATATATGGAGACACGACA ATGTTGGGATCTTTACAATTTGACGCCTTATTACTGGATTTTAGAAGGGCCGCGATTAGCTATCATTatt ttaaatcttgtatttttactaaatattatTCGGGTTTTGGTTGTCAAGTTACGCCAAAGTCATACAAGCGATGTAGAACAAGTGAGAAAAGCTGTTAGAGCTGCAATTGTTCTTTTACCATTATTAGGCATAACAAATGCTCTCAATATGATAAATGTTGTGGATAGAACACCTCTTGAATTCGCCATATGGAGTTACACAACCCATTTTCTCACATCATTTCAGGGATTTTTGATTTCATTGCTTTATTGTTTTCTAAATGGCGAG GTTCGAGCTGCCTTATTGAAAAGCCTCAGTGTTTATATGTCAATTCGAGGACATCATGATTGGGTACGTCGTCCTTCAATGTTTTCGGCGGCATACAACAATACTGCTGCAGATACCGAAGCAGCCAACTATGCTGAAGTTCTTGATAG ATCGAATTGTAAGCAGATGACAACGaccaacaataattttaatcgtgcacgaacaacaacaaccgcaTTAATGCCCGAGCCAATTCTCATGACAAATAATCAATGTAAAAATACAACGGGAGATAGTGTTGCTATGAAATCTAGTTGGATATTATGCTTTCGTGGTCCCGAAGATCGTCTCGATTTAGATCATGTTGTGCCAGAGTCAGTTGTATTTGATTTATCAGAATag
- the LOC134827385 gene encoding PDF receptor isoform X2, whose translation MMTSTLSATDVTLSMNLTADTCASLYQDYTSAVAFCSWTWDKVLCWPPTPAGTIVKQRCPSKPGIDSSKFAERRCSAEGKWEGKSGENQPNGWTNYTSCFTPEARKLLDQVGHMNEKIDIAERTRILEMVGFSISLAALLLSLVIFCQFRTLRNNRTKIHKNLFIAMIVQVIIRLTKYIDQAILRNTNDLMGTDPHRNGISNTPILCESSIVLLEYAKTAMFMWMFIEGLYLHNVVTVTVFQGRFPHKMYILLGWGGPILMTTVWTVATAKYMETRQCWDLYNLTPYYWILEGPRLAIIILNLVFLLNIIRVLVVKLRQSHTSDVEQVRKAVRAAIVLLPLLGITNALNMINVVDRTPLEFAIWSYTTHFLTSFQGFLISLLYCFLNGEVRAALLKSLSVYMSIRGHHDWVRRPSMFSAAYNNTAADTEAANYAEVLDRSNCKQMTTTNNNFNRARTTTTALMPEPILMTNNQCKNTTGDSVAMKSSWILCFRGPEDRLDLDHVVPESVVFDLSE comes from the exons ATGATGACCTCAACATTGTCTGCAACCGATGTAACACTCTCGATGAATTTAACTGCAGATACATGTGCCTCATTGTATCAGGATTATACATCAGCAG tTGCATTTTGTAGCTGGACATGGGATAAAGTTTTATGTTGGCCTCCCACGCCAGCAGGAACAATCGTAAAGCAAAGATGTCCTTCCAAGCCGGGAATCGATAGTTCAA AGTTTGCAGAGAGGCGATGTAGCGCCGAAGGAAAATGGGAAGGAAAATCGGGTGAAAATCAACCAAATGGATGGACCAACTATACCTCATGTTTCACACCAGAAGCAAGAAAGCTATTGGATCAAGTAGGACACATGAAT GAAAAGATAGACATAGCAGAACGTACGAGAATTTTAGAAATGGTAGGATTTAGTATATCCTTAGCAGCGCTTCTTTTATCATTAGTTATATTTTGCCAATTTAG AACACTTCGAAACAACCGAACCAAAATTCACAAGAATTTATTCATTGCGATGATAGTACAAGTAATAATAAGATTGACAAAGTATATTGATCAGGCGATTCTGAGAAACACGAATGACTTAATGGGCACAGATCCACACAGAAATGGTATCAGTAATACG CCAATATTATGCGAGTCATCAATTGTCCTGTTGGAATATGCAAAAACAGCAATGTTCATGTGGATGTTCATTGAAGGTTTATATCTGCATAATGTTGTAACTGTTACGGTATTTCAAGGCAGATTTCCACacaaaatgtacattttattAGGTTGGGGAGGACCAATTTTGATGACAACAGTTTGGACAGTTGCAACAGCTAAATATATGGAGACACGACA ATGTTGGGATCTTTACAATTTGACGCCTTATTACTGGATTTTAGAAGGGCCGCGATTAGCTATCATTatt ttaaatcttgtatttttactaaatattatTCGGGTTTTGGTTGTCAAGTTACGCCAAAGTCATACAAGCGATGTAGAACAAGTGAGAAAAGCTGTTAGAGCTGCAATTGTTCTTTTACCATTATTAGGCATAACAAATGCTCTCAATATGATAAATGTTGTGGATAGAACACCTCTTGAATTCGCCATATGGAGTTACACAACCCATTTTCTCACATCATTTCAGGGATTTTTGATTTCATTGCTTTATTGTTTTCTAAATGGCGAG GTTCGAGCTGCCTTATTGAAAAGCCTCAGTGTTTATATGTCAATTCGAGGACATCATGATTGGGTACGTCGTCCTTCAATGTTTTCGGCGGCATACAACAATACTGCTGCAGATACCGAAGCAGCCAACTATGCTGAAGTTCTTGATAG ATCGAATTGTAAGCAGATGACAACGaccaacaataattttaatcgtgcacgaacaacaacaaccgcaTTAATGCCCGAGCCAATTCTCATGACAAATAATCAATGTAAAAATACAACGGGAGATAGTGTTGCTATGAAATCTAGTTGGATATTATGCTTTCGTGGTCCCGAAGATCGTCTCGATTTAGATCATGTTGTGCCAGAGTCAGTTGTATTTGATTTATCAGAATa G
- the LOC134827385 gene encoding PDF receptor isoform X3 has protein sequence MMTSTLSATDVTLSMNLTADTCASLYQDYTSAVAFCSWTWDKVLCWPPTPAGTIVKQRCPSKPGIDSSKFAERRCSAEGKWEGKSGENQPNGWTNYTSCFTPEARKLLDQVGHMNEKIDIAERTRILEMVGFSISLAALLLSLVIFCQFRTLRNNRTKIHKNLFIAMIVQVIIRLTKYIDQAILRNTNDLMGTDPHRNGISNTPILCESSIVLLEYAKTAMFMWMFIEGLYLHNVVTVTVFQGRFPHKMYILLGWGGPILMTTVWTVATAKYMETRQCWDLYNLTPYYWILEGPRLAIIILNLVFLLNIIRVLVVKLRQSHTSDVEQVRKAVRAAIVLLPLLGITNALNMINVVDRTPLEFAIWSYTTHFLTSFQGFLISLLYCFLNGEVRAALLKSLSVYMSIRGHHDWVRRPSMFSAAYNNTAADTEAANYAEVLDRSNCKQMTTTNNNFNRARTTTTALMPEPILMTNNQCKNTTGDSVAMKSSWILCFRGPEDRLDLDHVVPETFL, from the exons ATGATGACCTCAACATTGTCTGCAACCGATGTAACACTCTCGATGAATTTAACTGCAGATACATGTGCCTCATTGTATCAGGATTATACATCAGCAG tTGCATTTTGTAGCTGGACATGGGATAAAGTTTTATGTTGGCCTCCCACGCCAGCAGGAACAATCGTAAAGCAAAGATGTCCTTCCAAGCCGGGAATCGATAGTTCAA AGTTTGCAGAGAGGCGATGTAGCGCCGAAGGAAAATGGGAAGGAAAATCGGGTGAAAATCAACCAAATGGATGGACCAACTATACCTCATGTTTCACACCAGAAGCAAGAAAGCTATTGGATCAAGTAGGACACATGAAT GAAAAGATAGACATAGCAGAACGTACGAGAATTTTAGAAATGGTAGGATTTAGTATATCCTTAGCAGCGCTTCTTTTATCATTAGTTATATTTTGCCAATTTAG AACACTTCGAAACAACCGAACCAAAATTCACAAGAATTTATTCATTGCGATGATAGTACAAGTAATAATAAGATTGACAAAGTATATTGATCAGGCGATTCTGAGAAACACGAATGACTTAATGGGCACAGATCCACACAGAAATGGTATCAGTAATACG CCAATATTATGCGAGTCATCAATTGTCCTGTTGGAATATGCAAAAACAGCAATGTTCATGTGGATGTTCATTGAAGGTTTATATCTGCATAATGTTGTAACTGTTACGGTATTTCAAGGCAGATTTCCACacaaaatgtacattttattAGGTTGGGGAGGACCAATTTTGATGACAACAGTTTGGACAGTTGCAACAGCTAAATATATGGAGACACGACA ATGTTGGGATCTTTACAATTTGACGCCTTATTACTGGATTTTAGAAGGGCCGCGATTAGCTATCATTatt ttaaatcttgtatttttactaaatattatTCGGGTTTTGGTTGTCAAGTTACGCCAAAGTCATACAAGCGATGTAGAACAAGTGAGAAAAGCTGTTAGAGCTGCAATTGTTCTTTTACCATTATTAGGCATAACAAATGCTCTCAATATGATAAATGTTGTGGATAGAACACCTCTTGAATTCGCCATATGGAGTTACACAACCCATTTTCTCACATCATTTCAGGGATTTTTGATTTCATTGCTTTATTGTTTTCTAAATGGCGAG GTTCGAGCTGCCTTATTGAAAAGCCTCAGTGTTTATATGTCAATTCGAGGACATCATGATTGGGTACGTCGTCCTTCAATGTTTTCGGCGGCATACAACAATACTGCTGCAGATACCGAAGCAGCCAACTATGCTGAAGTTCTTGATAG ATCGAATTGTAAGCAGATGACAACGaccaacaataattttaatcgtgcacgaacaacaacaaccgcaTTAATGCCCGAGCCAATTCTCATGACAAATAATCAATGTAAAAATACAACGGGAGATAGTGTTGCTATGAAATCTAGTTGGATATTATGCTTTCGTGGTCCCGAAGATCGTCTCGATTTAGATCATGTTGTGCCAGA GACATTTTTGTGA
- the LOC134837948 gene encoding uncharacterized protein LOC134837948 yields MESALGSSHTFDFVSKTLDHLLVYFSEENKRNSESITKGFIQILNLWEKKVTLLTTFHEKSRILVRVIRLFYFMTPSWKQFCEQPLQRICTKYIPKTFDLLPRNQLNDEEVLCEVQNILLQLTSLCSIDDLPQKYQTTLVTLILDHGFDQKFFLYSCQNQWMEDLVDFICIQLKSTVKKVSEDPNDFETQDWLRFLNTKLIDLSKAFPHENFRGTKNIIQALIFAYSMMNCGLNNQIIQTNAVTPCLAVLEQIYLNKELVICIFDITEEPPSTIVPLLTEIVNIFSRQSSKVAIENFLEVNIFEILFDAIINLKTANSSTLLPLVQCLALYTFNEIGFQKSISRLLKALMSENLYEAYWSLNVWIFVARICSKENCYIYFEEFAHMFVDCKNEQQKFFLGKTMKAFFECLKSNMKAKIQEKYPPELNISLWTQIGMHNISEPQIIEKLFTLTENTMTEFLENGNRGIYEKMCLLLKLCSTNSTFNPENSFFALVKDITEFLIANSMYLSVFDQLINSIMQICIVYINNVCDITICNILTIIKENHYNSDLSRKFIQRILSTGQTLDETLSEDLKCLLLQITKDSEITDIERKLLEIGYNVESFHHICHHVNSDEDDDSNDEGENDDEEEKLNSPNKKKQKFDLKSEAFENVLELENKLKENGLLEDTPEIAMHLEKIKSLLL; encoded by the exons ATGGAATCAGCCTTGGGATCGTCTCACACGTTTGATTTTGTGAGTAAAACGTTAGATCATCTATTGGTATATTTTAGTGAAGAAAACAAACGAAATTCTGAAAGCATAACCAAaggatttattcaaattttaaatttgtgggaaaaaaaagttacattgcTAACAACGTTTCACGAGAAAAGTAGGATTTTGGTTCGTGTTattcgattattttattttatgactccATCATGGAAACAATTTTG cgaaCAACCGTTGCAGAGAATCTGCACGAAATACATTCCAAAAACATTTGATTTGTTACCTCGTAATCAACTAAATGATGAAGAAGTGCTTTGTGAAGTGCAAAACA ttttactaCAACTTACGAGCCTCTGTTCTATTGATGATTTGCCACAGAAGTATCAAACAACTTTAGTAACATTAATTTTGGACCATGGCTtcgatcaaaagttttttttgtattcatgtCAAAATCAATGGATGGAAGATTTGGTAGATTTCATATGTATTCAACTCAAAAGTACTGTAAAGAAGGTGTCAGAAGATCCAAATGACTTTGAAACACAAGATTGGCTGAGGTTTTTGAAcacaaaattgattgatttgtcAAAAGCATTTccgcatgaaaattttcgtggCACAAAGAACATAATACAAGCTCTTATTTTCGCATATAGTATGATGAATTGTGGCTTAAATAACCAAATAATACAAACAAATGCGGTTACTCCTTGTCTTGCAGTTCTCGAACAAATATATCTAAATAAGGAACTTGTCATC TGCATTTTTGATATAACAGAAGAGCCTCCATCAACAATAGTCCCGTTATTGACCGAAatagtgaatattttttcaagacaaTCATCAAAAGTAGcaatagaaaatttcttgGAAGTTAACatatttgaaatactattcGATGCAATAATCAATCTAAAGACGGCTAATTCTTCGACACTTTTACCGCTCGTGCAATGTCTTGCTTTATACACTTTCAATGAAATCGgctttcaaaaatcaatttctcgACTTCTCAAAGCGTTGAtgagtgaaaatttatatgaagcATATTGGAGTTTAAATGTGTGGATATTTGTTGCAAGAATTTGTTCTAAAGAGAACTGTTACATATACTTTGAAGAGTTCGCGCACATGTTTGTTGATTGTAAAAACGagcaacaaaagttttttctcgGTAAGACCATGAAAGCATTTTTTGAGTGTCTTAAAAGCAACATGAAggcaaaaatacaagaaaaatatccCCCGGAATTAAATATAAGTTTATGGACTCAAATAGGAATGCACAATATAAGCGAGCCTCAgatcattgaaaaattattcactttaacagaaaatacgatgactgaatttttagaaaatggcAATAGaggaatttatgaaaaaatgtgtcTTTTGCTTAAACTCTGCTCGACTAATTCAACATTTAATCCGGAAAATAGTTTTTTCGCTTTGGTAAAGGACATCACAGAGTTTCTAATTGCAAACTCAATGTATCTAAGTGTTTTCGATCAAttgataaattcaataatgCAAATTTGTATTGTTTACATTAATAATGTTTGTGATATAACTATCTGTAATATCTtaacaataattaaagaaaatcattACAATTCCGATCTATCCAGGAAGTTCATTCAAAGAATATTGTCAACGGGTCAAACATTGGATGAAACATTGTCTGAAGATTTAAAGTGCTTGTTACTTCAAATTACAAAAGATTCTGAAATAACAGATATAGAAAGAAAATTACTCGAAATTGGATATAATGTAGAATCGTTTCATCATATTTGCCATCACGTTAATTCCGATGAAGATGATGACTCAAATGATGAAGGAGAAAACgacgatgaagaagaaaaattaaacagtccaaataaaaagaaacaaaaatttgacttgaaaAGCGAGGCTTTTGAAAATGTTCTGgaacttgaaaataaattaaaagagaatGGATTGTTAGAAGATACTCCAGAAATTGCAAtgcatttggaaaaaataaaatcacttctattgtaa
- the LOC134833602 gene encoding aldehyde dehydrogenase, mitochondrial — MIRTILSKPLARLSHLAIRGNASMPAPNPNPEVLYTGLFINNEWHKAKSGKTFKTLDPSTEKVIAEIQEGDKADIDIAVKAARQAFKLNSPWRTMDASDRGVLLNRLADLMERDRVYLASLETLDNGKPYSMSYNVDIPMSIKYLRYYAGWADKNHGKVIPMDGDFFVYTRHEPVGVCGQIIPWNFPVLMAAWKLGPALATGNTVILKPAEQTSLTALYIAQLTKEAGFPAGVINVVPGFGAAGAALVHHHDVDKVAFTGSTEVGKIIQQGSGASNLKRTTLELGGKSPNIILSDADMDHAVETSHFGLFFNAGQCCCAGSRTYVQDKIYDEFVERSAERAKKRTVGNPFDLSVEQGPQVDNEQLTKILGLIDEGKRQGAKLVAGGSRYQGLPGYFVEPTVFADVKDDMVIAKEEIFGPVQQIIRFKDLDDVIERANHTDYGLAAAVFTQDIDKANYIVQGLRAGTVWVNAYNVLGSQSPFGGFKMSGHGREGGEYGLQAYTEVKSVITRVNKKNS; from the exons ATGATTCGCACAATTTTATCGAAGCCGCTTGCTCGTTTATCTCATTTGGCGATTCGTGGCAATGCGAGTATGCCTGCTCCAAATCCAAATCCTGAAGTTTTGTACACAGGA CTTTTTATCAACAACGAATGGCACAAAGCGAAAAgcggaaaaacttttaaaacattGGATCCCTCAACTGAAAAAGTAATCGCTGAAATTCAAGAAGGCGACAAAGCAGATATTGATATAGCTGTTAAAGCTGCACGTCAAGCATTTAA ATTGAATTCACCATGGCGCACAATGGATGCTTCAGATCGAGGAGTGTTGTTGAATCGTCTCGCAGATTTGATGGAACGTGATCGTGTTTATTTGGCG AGTTTAGAAACGTTAGATAATGGAAAGCCATATAGCATGTCGTATAATGTTGATATTCCGATGTCAATCAAATATTTGCGTTATTATGCAGGATGGGCTGATAAAAACCATGGAAAAGTTATTCCAATGGATGGAGATTTCTTCGTTTACACACGCCATGAGCCTGTAGGAGTTTGTGGACAAATTATCCCATGGAATTTCCCTGTTTTGATg GCTGCTTGGAAGCTTGGGCCTGCTTTGGCAACGGGAAATACTGTTATTCTTAAACCAGCTGAACAAACATCCTTAACCGCTCTTTATATCGCACAATTGACGAAGGAAGCAGGATTTCCAGCTGGCGTTATAAATGTTGTTCCCGGATTTGGCGCCGCAGGAGCAGCTCTCGTTCATCATCATGATGTCGATAAAGTTGCTTTTACGGGTTCAACGGAAGTTGgcaaaataattcaacaagGATCGGGCGCAAGCAATTTGAAACGCACAACATTGGAATTAGGCGGAAAGTCACCAAACATTATTTTGTCAGATGCTGATATGGATCATGCCGTTGAAACATCACACtttggattatttttcaatgctgGCCAATGTTGTTG tgCGGGTTCACGTACATATGTTCAAGACAAAATATATGATGAATTCGTTGAGCGAAGCGCTGAACGTGCTAAAAAACGTACTGTTGGCAATCCATTCGATTTATCTGTGGAACAAGGTCCTCAAGTAGACAATGAGcaactcacaaaaattttgggacTCATTGACGAAGGAAAGAGACAAGGCGCTAAATTAGTTGCTGGAGGAAGTCGTTATCAAGGTTTGCCCGGATATTTTGTTGAGCCTACGGTGTTTGCGGACGTCAAAGATGACATGGTAATCGCAAAAGAAGAGATCTTTGGTCCTGTGCAACAAATTATCAGATTCAAGGATTTGGATGATGTTATTGAACGTGCAAATCATACAGATTATGgacttgctgctgctgttttcACACAAGACATAGATAAAGCGAATTATATTGTTCAAGGTTTACGCGCAGGAACAGTTTGGGTAAATGCTTACAATGTTCTCGGAAGTCAATCGCCATTCGGAGGCTTTAAAATGTCAGGGCATGGTCGTGAAGGCGGAGAATACGGATTACAAGCATACACAGAAGTCAAAAGTGTCATTACTCGTgtcaacaagaaaaattcttaa
- the LOC134832704 gene encoding condensin complex subunit 2: MNQTLNSPARRSMANNTIRTPGRYQPNATQISDLPINDDEAEREKRRSTMIGGETEMNLTEENAEVSSCLRMFNENKFNRDNVWSVQLIDHFSNLVAKHHKSMSNFQVAGSTLEASAKVYVLRVDSLHQDTMRMVQNLSRQSARTLGAARDDDDDHGNDDDTNRSGENNQENDPNGANTTGKKKEKRKRRAAAVVTKNPDSLNGKLDTNPFTDPFFAKLNSIVGDINSSSRLMQNIIRTKNGSLQLRMDYPFWDKSENEEISYDENENYENREIVRIKTLEAKENHAIHHQLKGYSISDKPAEDEPEEELPQGLLHQSSMNSSFQDRSMNASGGAGIIFDPNAEVEPIANDNNFMIDYGGAADDNDHEFEQLEEEDRAAIMRCRGLRREAVIIEDMAPVDAHSGSLEYSYRPLDRFSEFWAGPSHWKIRRQPSMAKKSFTAANQSSSGQVVAAKRKPRKKKETKNFTANELYSFDPSTIFVTRDPEHPIKRITYTKTYISRKWNAKKLKLPTHIKIEQNVFDKFLSGPQFRPMNEKPEKEPEIEVENYDYNNEVDNEYCRDVHAETDADTETDFGTADNLNTSDERIMSPSDLQLPVNQTADFIATDFAGAPEQVEKIQISYAKRAKPVDMKQLKAQCWNLITDLPKTHPQATTETSKGELVQEIEFKDVYDNLPRILTKSMAENISTGLVFYSVLHLANEKGVRVVQHDNLEGCTILKKYT; the protein is encoded by the exons ATGAATCAAACACTGAATTCGCCGGCAAGGCGTTCAATGGCAAACAACACAATTAGAACTCCCGGAAGATATCAACCAAATGCAACA CAAATTTCCGACCTACCGATCAACGATGATGAAGCAGAACGCGAAAAGAGACGTAGTACAATGATCGGCGGCGAAACAGAGATGAATTTGACGGAGGAAAATGCAGAAGTTTCATCGTGTTTGCGTATGTTTAACGAGAAT AAATTCAACCGTGATAATGTATGGAGTGTTCAGCTCATTGATCATTTTAGTAATTTGGTAGCTAAGCATCACAAAAGTATGTCGAATTTTCAAGTAGCTGGCTCGACATTAGAAGCGAGCGCAAAGGTTTATGTTTTGCGTGTTGACTCTCTGCATCAAGACACAATGCGAATGGTTCAAAATCTATCGAGGCAATCTGCTCGCACTTTGGGCGCAGCGagagacgatgatgatgatcatggaaatgatgatgatacaaaTCGCAGCGGCGAGAACAATCAAGAAAATGACCCAAATGGTGCGAATACGAcaggaaaaaagaaagaaaagcgTAAAAGACGTGCAGCTGCAGTTGTAACAAAGAATCCTGATTCATTGAATGGAAAACTCGATACGAATCCTTTCACGGATCCTTTTTTCGCAAAGCTCAATTCAATTGTTGGCGACATAAATAGCAGTAGTCGCTTGATGCAGAACAtcattcgaacaaaaaatggatCTTTGCAACTTCGCATGGATTATCCGTTTTGGGATAAAAGTGAAAACGAGGAAATCTCCTATGatgaaaacgaaaattatgaaaatcggGAAATTGTTCGTATTAAGACGCTCGAAGCGAAGGAAAATCATGCAATTCATCATCAATTGAAAGGTTACAGTATATCTGATAAGCCAGCAGAAGATGAGCCTGAAGAAGAATTACCGCAAGGGTTACTGCATCAATCTTCGATGAATTCGAGTTTCCAAGACAGATCAATGAACGCAAGCGGAGGGGcaggaataatttttgatccaaaTGCCGAAGTTGAACCAATTGCGAACGATAACAATTTCATGATAGATTATGGAGGAGCTGCTGATGACAATGATCACGAATTCGAGCAATTAGAAGAGGAAGATCGTGCAGCAATTATGCGTTGTCGCGGGCTTCGACGTGAAGCAGTTATAATTGAAGATATGGCGCCCGTAGATGCACATTCAGGGTCATTAGAATATTCTTACAGACCGTTGGATAGATTCTCAGAGTTTTGGGCAGGACCATCTCATTGGAAAATCCGTCGACAACCAAGTATGGCAAAAAAGAGCTTTACAGCAGCAAATCAAAGTTCATCAGGTCAAGTTGTTGCTGCTAAACGGAAGCCTCGAAAGAAAAAGGAAACTAAAAACTTTACAGCAAACGAACTCTATAGCTTTGATCCATCAACGATATTTGTCACTCGAGATCCAGAACATCCCATTAAAAGAATCACCTACACAAAAACTTACATCAGTCGAAAATGgaatgcgaaaaaattaaaattaccaactcacataaaaattgaacaaaatgttTTCGACAAGTTTTTATCTGGTCCTCAATTCCGCCCAATGAATGAAAAACCTGAAAAGGAGCCTGAAATTGAAGtagaaaattatgattataaCAACGAAGTAGATAACGAGTATTGTCGTGATGTTCAT GCGGAAACAGATGCTGATACTGAAACAGATTTTGGAACTGCAGATAATCTTAACACAAGCGATGAACGTATTATGTCGCCATCGGATTTGCAATTACCCGTTAATCAGACAGCAGATTTTATCGCAACAGATTTTGCAGGAGCCCCCGAACAAGtagaaaaaattcagatttcgTATGCAAAACGAGCAAAACCTGTTGATATGAAACAACTGAAAGCTCAATGTTGGAATTTGATAACAGATTTACCTAAAACACATCCTCAGGCAACAACCGAAACATCGAAAGGTGAATTGGTTCAAGAAATTGAGTTTAAAGATGTGTATGATAATTTGCCACGCATTTTGACAAAATCAATGGCAGAAAATATCAGTACGGGCCTCGTGTTTTACTCTGTATTACATTTGGCTAATGAAAAAGGCGTGAGAGTTGTGCAACATGACAATCTCGAAGGATGTAccatattaaaaaagtacacatga